CATAAAAACCAACTTTAGACAACTTAGGAATATTAGTTTGAAAGATTCAAACATGTGAAACCTAGAACTTAAGTGCATCTATCCTCAGTCGGGATATTTGATGTGCCTAAGCTCAGTCCCCTAAAAATGACAAAACATTTTAGTCAAACTAGCTAGGTTCAATATTTCATGTACCACCACAAATACGGCATTTGGCTGTAATGAAACACAAGGATACACAACACTCATACAACTCTATACTTATATTAGACATAAGTTAATTTTGTATCATTACAACTTAATTGAGCTTTagataaaatttgtgagataCAAGAAATTGAACAAATCGCTCCGAAAATAGAGTGCACTTTCAGAAGTTTGCTATCTTAGGTCTCATGTCATTCCATGGTGCCAAAGTTTTTTTCCGCTTCTCTATTTAGTTTAGTATGCACTATTCCAGTATTCCTCAATTTTTTagctaaaatatttaaaaaataaaatacctaccatttttattttctaccTATTAAGTCATCAATTCGAGTTTACCAACGAACACTACAGGTTGGACggaatttcctttcaacactgAACATTGAACAAAAATTATGTCCAACATTCGCGAGTTGGACGAAAATTTCGACCAACTTTCTGTCAACTCATCTTTAGCGACGGAAAGATCATTATGGTTGGACGGAAAGGTTGGATGGAAACAACGAGATTTCCAGCAATGCCCCTTTGTATTGGAGAATCTAATGTATCAACCaaacattttttataaaaaaggTGTTTTATCCCAACATTAGGAAATAGGAGATCTTGTTACATAAAATTTGacttaaattaatcaaaattagaTGTAACTTCCTTTTGCCAAGCAGGAACTGCACTATTCGTAAAAGTATTGAATTGCTCACCCAAAGGAATGCGGCCAGCTAGTTTGTTGTAAATTTGCCCCCACTGAAAAAGATTTCAGGGTTTGTCCCGGCTACAAGATTAGGATTTTTGTATATtctatttagtaaaattagACTACAATTATATCTAACATTATACTTATATTTAGAGTTGTTGATGCCATTGATATGATGATGACAACCATATTATTGTAAAATACAATACATAGAAAGATGAAAAGTATATCTTGAAATGATTGTAAAGCTGCCCCATTTTAAGTTTTTGGTTTTCTCTTGAAGATAAGTACATGAGAGTAATGACAACGGGGCGGGGCCGGGACGGAGATGGGGAATTTTTTAAATCCACGCTGGGGACAGGGGCGGGGTCTGTACTATTTGCGATAGGATTTGTACTATTCGTGAAAGTATTGAATTGCTCCCCCAAATTAAAGGAATGCGGCCCTTGGTTGTACATTCGCCCCAACTAAAGAAGATTTCTAGATCCGCCCTACTTCAGCTACTACGAGGTTAGGATTCATATAGATTCTATTTAGTAACGTGAGACTACATTTATATCTAACATTGTACACATATGTTTAGAGTTGTTCACGCCATTGATGATGACAGCCATATTAGCAATACAGTACATAGAAAGATGAAAAGTATATTTTGAAATGATTGTAAAGttgattcattttttattttccgtTTTCTCTTGAAGATGAGTAAGTGGGAATAATAGCTAATGCAAAATCCATAAAATGTATTGTTTTCTGTCTCAAATTCCTTGCTGCTGGCCGGCCGGCCAGCCACTTAATATATATTCCAAATGGCATCTTCTTAAAGATCGTATCAGAATAGTTCTATTTGGTTTGTAGTGAGCAAGAAGTTTTACCATTGTCCGGCATgacaaaacatttttaaataatgtatacgGTTTCAATACTTCAATTCGAATATGGAAATGACTAAGCATTAACCATATATACTGTCCATTTATGTCGTATATTTTGGCATTCTATATATAATAAGCATTTATCCTATTAATTCTCCAGCCTGCATGCACATTACATATTAGCTAGCTCCGTTGTATAATAAGCATTTCGTcaagaaaaacataaaacacataCAAAATGCGACCACTTCACATGGCTTTAAAGACAATTCTgatgtttatatttattgtgTTGCAGAGTAATGTGGTTGTGGTTgtatcttcatcttcttcaagtACTACTACAACTCAGAAATGTGTACACAGCCAATGGTTAGCACTGTCACAGCTGAGAGCTCTCAACCTTCATTCTAAGCCGTCGCCTTATTCATGCCAAGGGGATTCTTCAATGAAGGTGATGGAATGGAATATGGAGGAAGATTGTTGCAGTTGGGATGGCGTTTCATGTGACCCGGCAACTGGTTATGTCATCGGACTCGACCTTAGTTTCAGTATGCTGTCCGGTGAAATTTTTCCCATTTTCAATCTTCACCATCTTCAAACTCTCAATCTTTCTTGCAACAATTTCAACTACACTACTCCATTTCCATCCGGGTTCGAGAAACTCAGGAATTTGACTCACCTTAACCTTTCGTATACCAGTTTCTCTGGTCAGATTCCCGTGGGGATTTCGATGCTGACGAGGTTGGTGTCTCTTGATCTTTCCACCATGTTGGTTTCTGTAAAGTTAAGAAAGCCAAACCTTGAATCTTTTTTTATGAATCTGACTTCTTTAAAGGAGGTGTATCTTGATGGTGTAGACCTCTCCGCTCAAGGCTCTAACTGGTCTCAAGTCTTATCCTCTGCATTGCCTCATCTTCAAGTTTTAAGCTTGTCCAACTGTAATCTCAATGGTCCAATCCACCCTTCATTTGCAACACTAAAATCTCTGTCATATTTGACGCTTGACGATAACAATCTGTCTTCTGGTTTcccggaaaatgtttttctcCTTCCAAAATTGAAAATCATTGACATCTCTTATAATTTCCTTCTGAGTGGCCAGTTTCCAGAGTTTCCAAAACACACCTCTTTGCAAAGAATTTCACTTTATGAAACAAGTTTTCATGGAGAGTTGCCTGAGTCCATTTGAAATCTTCAGTCACTAAaatttttagatatttatagCTGCAATCTCTGGGGTTTAATCCCATCCTCACTAGCAAACCTCACAAGTATTATTGTGTTGGACATTAGTGAAAACAGATTCACTGGTTCTTTACCCCCATTTCATAGTACGAGTGTACCAAATCTCTTGTACCTTGACATGTCATCCAATCTTCTCACGAGTGGAATTCACTCGTCTCTTTTCACGCTACCATCTCTGGAATACTTGTACCTCGATGATAACAAATCCAGTGGTGAACTTGAGGAGTTCTCTAATACATCTTCATCTGTTTTAGAGGGTTTGGATTTGAGTGGCAATGAATTGAGTGGGGTGGTACCTAAATCAATCTTTCAACTTCCTAACCTCATACATCTATTATTGGGCTCTAACAATTTTAATGGCAGTGTTAAAATTGAGATGCTGAAGAATCTCAAGAACTTGACAATTTTAGATCTCTCTGGCATTAGTTTGACAGTTGAAGAAAATGATGATACAAGCTTTGACTTGCCTCAGCTCCTGGAATTGTATCTACATAAGTGCAATTTATCTGGCTTTCCTATTTTCCTGAAGAGCTCACTACAGCTTACATATTTGGATCTTGCAGATAATCACATCCGAGGTTATGTTCCTAGTTGGCTTGGGAACAACAGCAATCTCAAGGTGTTGGACCTTTCTGGAAATCCAATACATTTCCTTGAACCATCTTCAGCTATGGGAAATAGTTCATTCACATCGCTATACTCTCTAGACATGCGTTCTTGCAACATTTCTAAGTTTCCCAAGTTCTTGAAAGGCCTTGATGCTTTAGAGAATCTTGACCTTTCTGATAATAAGATAGAAGGTGAAATACCAAGCTGGATATGGATGGATAAACTTCAATTTCTTAATATTTCTCACAATCTATTATCTGATCTTGATgaatttccttcaaatatttcaGCTTTAAATGTGTTCTATCTTTATCTTCATGGAAATTGTATCAAAGGATCTCTTCATTCAGGAATATGCAATATGAGCAACCTGCAAGTTCTTGATGCATCAGATAATAATTTGAGTGGTTTGATTCCGGAGTGCCTGCTCAAGCTGGAAAGTCTTTTAGTTTTGAACTTGCAAGGAAACATATACCATCAAATGCCTTCTAATTTTACATTAGCAGGAAATCTTGTTACTCTTAATATCAACGGCAACCGATTGAAAGGGAAGTTGCCAAGATCACTAGCGAACTGCAAAATGCTAGAGATTCTTGATTTAGGAAACAATATGATATCTGATACTTTCCCATTTTGGTTGGAAAAGCTCCTTTCACTCAAAGTTCTTATCTTACGAAACAACATGTTTTATGGTCAGGTGGAGATTCCGAGGACAAAGTTTGTGCTACCAAGCTTACGCATAATTGATTGTTCCTCCAATAATTTCACAGGAAAGTTGTCTACATATTTCCTGCAGAGTTTGAGTGCAATGGCTATGGGTGAGGAACACAAATCACTGTCCAGCCTCATTGGAAAGCATGATATATACTATCATGATTCAGTGACCATCGTGAACAAAGGATATGAGATGGTGTTGGTTAAGATCTTGACAATATTTGTGTCTTTGGATCTGTCAAACAACAAGTTCCATGGTAATATTCCGGAAGAGATTGGTGAACTAAAATCATTGGTTGTGCTCAACCTGTCACAAAATGTGTTTGATGGGCGAATTCCAATATCATTGGGAGAGTTATCTCAACTTGAATCTTTAGATTTCTCAAAGAATAAATTCTCAGAAACGATTCCTCAACAACTCACTAGTCTAACATTCCTGGAAGTATTGAACATGTCTTACAACCAACTAGCCGGACGCATTCCTTTGGGTAACCAATTCAATACTTTCACGAATAGTTCATACATTGGAAATACAGGATTGTGTGGAATCCCACTCTCAAGGAAATGCAATGAAGATGACGTTGCACCGGTAGCACAGGATGATGAGAGCTTGGAAAGTGAAGAAGTGATGTTTGATTGGAGGTTTGCCGTTGCTGGATGTGGTTTTGGATTGTTTGTTGGATTAACAATCGGTTTCTCATTCTTGGCCGAATGGATTATTAAGTGGCTCGTAAGGCCGAAAAAGAATAAGCAGCAACAACGAAGAAGAAAGCACAGTTAACTGTCCTAAAATTCAGAAGATAgcttttgttttgtatttacaTTCTAGAAGCGCAGCCCAGGTTGTCTGATGTTGTTATGTGCTTATTAGTATATTAGGTCCCGACCCAATGGGTAGCTCAAATGGCAAATGAGATCTCTTTGTGGAAAAGAATTTCAGGAGAATTTGGGTTCGATTCCGATTCTCCCGGGTCCCCTACTTTTGTAACGAGATATGTGGGTTGTACAAGAGGTGGCTTGAGTTTTTACCCAACTTTTTTCGTTGTAGCAAATAAAAATAGCTAGTAATTATTATAAGATGATTATAATTTTTCCCCTTATGAAATTGTTAGCAAGGTAACatcaagataaataataaattattcctaccttaaactcaaagaagaagagtaaataacataaagcataaGGAAAATAAACTTGCATAATTTAAATAGTAAGAAAAATACagaacaaagaaaagaaaggaaagaatCTGAAGTGATTCAGCCGTACGTGGGTGTTTCCCCTGCATGCCCGATCATTTCTCATCTTGCTTTTGCTGACGACATACTCATTTTTGCAAATGGAAGCAGAAAATCTATGCAGAATCTGAAGGATACCCTCCAAGCATATGAGCGAGCTTCTGGTCAAAAGATTAACTACTCCAAGAGCTTCTTTGTTACCTCAAAACAAGCTTCACTAACCAGAGTCGGAACAATCTCTTGCGAACTGGGAATGCAACAATCCTCCATTCCATTCAAATACCTTGGAATTAACTTATTCAAAGGAAGAAACAGAATCATTTTTTATCAGCATATACTTGAAGGGATTGACAAACGATTATTGGACTGGCAGAGGAAATTACTTACACCTGGAGGACGAATCGTCCTTATCAATCATGTTCTCTCCACAATTCCCCTATACTCCTTGGCTTCCACCCAATTTCCAAAGGGGATTATCCACGCCATTGAACAACGATTAGCTAACTTCTTCTGGGGTTCAAATAATGGAAAAAACAAAAGGCACTGGCTTCCTGGAATAAACTATGCTTTCCAAAAAATGAAGGGGGGATGGGTTTCAGATATCTACCAGCTATGCAATTGGCTTTTGATGCTAAGCTATGGTTTTCATACAAAAAAGGAGGTACTCTATGGAGTGACTACATGCAAACCCTTCACCCAACTCCCGACTTACCACAAAAAAGATCTGATTCAATAATTTGGCGTAGGATAAAAGCTGTTTCAGCTACAGTGGATGATAACTCAATGTTTTTAGCAGGGGAATTGATTTGGAAACCTTCGTCCTCAGGTACTTTCTCTCTAGCCACAGCGTATGACCTTTTTAGACCATCAAGATGTATCACCTTGTCTTCTTCACGAATCTGGTCAAAAACAATTCCCCTAAAAAAATCTGTCTTTATGTGGAAGCTGCTTCATGGATTCCTTCCTTTCCCAGATCGTGTTCAAAAGTTTGGTTTCAATCTCCCTTCTGTCTGCCCTTTTTGCTGGAATCAAAGTGCTACACTAGAACATTGTATGTGGCATTGCTCATGCGCAAAGGATATTTGGAGTTTTTTTGCTAATCTACTGAACATCAACCTTAGCCTTGCCACCTCAGTACGCTCTGTCTGCCAGTTATGGTGGCTAGCAGATTTTTCAGCAAATTCACATGCAAGCCTGGGCAATGTTTCAATTTGCATTCGTAACTGCATACCAGTTTTTGTTCTTTGGTCTCTTTGgaaaaactataatattttgattCATGAAGGAGGACATTACTCACGTTATTGCATCATCAGAGAGGTGAAACGCGATTTCTTTGATCTGTCAATTGCTCATCCGTTCCGGCAGGTTAATGCTTCAGATAGTAGGTTTATTCACTTAGGCTTTGTGGCTTTCTTT
This portion of the Ipomoea triloba cultivar NCNSP0323 chromosome 5, ASM357664v1 genome encodes:
- the LOC116019617 gene encoding receptor-like protein 19 yields the protein MSSNLLTSGIHSSLFTLPSLEYLYLDDNKSSGELEEFSNTSSSVLEGLDLSGNELSGVVPKSIFQLPNLIHLLLGSNNFNGSVKIEMLKNLKNLTILDLSGISLTVEENDDTSFDLPQLLELYLHKCNLSGFPIFLKSSLQLTYLDLADNHIRGYVPSWLGNNSNLKVLDLSGNPIHFLEPSSAMGNSSFTSLYSLDMRSCNISKFPKFLKGLDALENLDLSDNKIEGEIPSWIWMDKLQFLNISHNLLSDLDEFPSNISALNVFYLYLHGNCIKGSLHSGICNMSNLQVLDASDNNLSGLIPECLLKLESLLVLNLQGNIYHQMPSNFTLAGNLVTLNINGNRLKGKLPRSLANCKMLEILDLGNNMISDTFPFWLEKLLSLKVLILRNNMFYGQVEIPRTKFVLPSLRIIDCSSNNFTGKLSTYFLQSLSAMAMGEEHKSLSSLIGKHDIYYHDSVTIVNKGYEMVLVKILTIFVSLDLSNNKFHGNIPEEIGELKSLVVLNLSQNVFDGRIPISLGELSQLESLDFSKNKFSETIPQQLTSLTFLEVLNMSYNQLAGRIPLGNQFNTFTNSSYIGNTGLCGIPLSRKCNEDDVAPVAQDDESLESEEVMFDWRFAVAGCGFGLFVGLTIGFSFLAEWIIKWLVRPKKNKQQQRRRKHS